The sequence below is a genomic window from Lycium ferocissimum isolate CSIRO_LF1 chromosome 9, AGI_CSIRO_Lferr_CH_V1, whole genome shotgun sequence.
tcttgtaggtgaaatggatgagaatgttGTATGATGATTTCTCAAAATTCACAAAAGATCAAGAACATCTTATTTCAATTGATGGATTGGACTATGTTGAAGGCTCACTAATTATGGAACAAAGCCCAGTAAATAACTGGAGATCTTCATTTTTCTCACCTTCCAATCAGACCAAAATTGGTAGCTTATTATCCCAAAATGGAATTATCTATTGCATAGAAATGGTCAAGTACTATGATGATCACACTGCTAATACTATTGATGAGGTATATACCATGCATTTACTATTGCAATTGTACTGAACAAAGAAAGTCTTAAACTTCAATGTGATTTTGACCATTATATTTTGCCTATTCACctatttttacccttaatgagatgttATAtcgccacacaaatatttatatcTTGTTTTGAATCACAAGtcaaaaaaattactttcttttttcaatGACGTGTCCGGTCAAAGTACATCACATAAATATATCGGcacagagggagtagtatttgTATGTATTGATTTTGACACTATCAATGTATATTAACCGATTATAACATGTTAtttactctatatatatatatatatatatatatatatatatattactatgtTAAAACACTAGACACTAGATTTactcttattttttgttttgtgcaGGAATTGAAGAAGTTGGTAAAAGGGTTAAACTATTTGCCTGGATTTATGTTCAAGAAAGATGCCACTTATGTGGATTTTTTGAATAGAGTAAGAAGTGGGGAACTAGAGCTGCAATCAAAAGGAATGTGGGATGTTCCTCATCCATGGCTCAATCTGTTTGTACCAAAGTCATCTATCATGGATTTCAATGCTGCTGTTTTTGTGGACATTATACTCAGACAAAACAGGCCAACTGGACCAATCCTTGTATACCCAACAAGCAGGAAAAAGTACTCCTAAAAACTTTCTTTCCATTATCTTTTGATTCTTTTCCGctccaacacccccccccccccgccccggGGGCAAACCTCCCCTCCCTTTCTCTTATTATAAATATAGAGATAATGAGTTAAATATAgagtttaatttatatatacatgtagtattaaataaaagttacaatatcaaattatatttatttatctcttattttcaagattacaaaTTTCGCTCTTTATGAAAGTTTGTTTTTAGAATCTCTCGTGTGACCTGATAATAGAAAAATGCTTTACGTTGTTgatgtatataaattaaaaatatatattaataattttttctatggattttaagttatatacatgtCAGTGTAAAATAATTTACACAATCAGGTCAGGTTTACCTATTGTTGTAGGTTAGCGGTCTTATTTTCAAGAAGGGGCGGAGTTAGAATATAGCTTATGAGTTCGGCAAAATTCAATAGATATGGTTAAAATCTTGtgtttgttatatatatatatatatatatatatatatatatatatatatatatatatatatatatatatatataatttactaACTTAGAATCTAGTAACTTAAAAATAAGCTTCAAATTATGGCTtcaccttttctttctataatttttttttttacactgaCAGTGTGTATAACTTCAAATGCAGATGGGATGAGAGAATGTCAGCAGTGATACCAGAGGAGGAGACATTTTACTGTGTAGGGCTATTGCATTCTTCAAGTGGATGTGATGAATGCAAGATTTTGGATGCTCaaaatgatgaaatattgaaCTTCTGTGACAAAGCTGGCCTCAACATTAAGCAGTATCTTCCACATTACAAAACAAAGGAAGATTGGATAAAACATTTTGGGAAAAAGTGGAACACttttcaacaaagaaaaaatcaGTTTGATCCAAAGATGATTCTATCACCTGGACAAAGAATTTTTAATTAGTTTTAATTAGTTCTTCACCAATAATGTAGTAGGATAAGCATAGGTGTGGTGGGCAATGTGCTTAATTAGTTGTATTGTGCTATAATGATATTAAAATACAATAAaagtttttattgttttagttgATTTCGTTTGTGGTACATTAATTGAAAGATAAAGTATAATGATGCAATGTTTTCTAGTTAATTATGATATATCAGTCTTTAgcatcaaaaagaaaagaaaagatgaattaaataaaaatcaaaatttcttTCGTAAGCCACATGGCTCAGTTCCTTCATGAGAAGTAACTCCAACCTTCCTTAGCATATTCTCCTAAATTGTcaaatcttctttatgtgtacGACTATATTGGTTACCCTCCCTCCAAGTATATTCGACATGACCTTGTTTGCTTccagcaaatatttttaaaatcttcAATTTTAGTACTAAGAAGGTAATATTGTATATCCTTCTCTTTATAAGCTTGACCGCACACGAGCAGTCTGTTTTCATTTTCAgttctttaaagaaaaaatatatcatttttccTCTAAACTTGACCGCACAACTCATTTTaacaactaaacttaacttataattatataCCCCCTGATCTAGTATGAAGTGAAATTAATATTATCTCCTATactgacgtggcaaaaaaaataatatcaaagcgcgtaaatatttaaaaaagtgACACGTCAGAAtctatttaatttctttttattacaTTTTCCTTTCACTTTTTTCCACTTCCATCGTCTCTTTCCAATCTTCCTTCTACCACTTTTTTCCACTTCCATCGTCAGAATCTAAAAAAGTGATATCCCCACCATTTGCTTCTACCATTTGCTCTTCTATTCCCTTTGCTTCACCAACAAATTTTTCTTACAAAAACACAGTGTAAGAAGGAGGACAATATTCTTCTCTCCATAACTTcttaaatcatgattttcttcattctttttgcACTGCTCAGCAGAAAGGAAAtatattccccccccccccccccccccacaacaaaaaaaaaaggttggaTGATCAAAGAAGAAGCATTCTGTTGGGTCATGCTTGtcgatagagagagagagtgtgttTGACTGATGCAAAGGAGAGGGAACAAATTTGGGCATTTGGGGAA
It includes:
- the LOC132030919 gene encoding cytokinin dehydrogenase 3-like is translated as MTKLFSHGHNFIIFFIISSLMSIIGNLRPWSPSITYEILSLNISSKLSTNSDAIKASSKDFGKIVQEIFPAAVLHPSCVNDIIDLIQFSCGLSVPFHIAARGHGHSIRGQAMAQNGVVVEMNSLTNNNSNNSNNGIRVSRDSSLGFYVDVGGEQLWIDVLHATLEHGLAPVSWTDYLYLTVGGTLSNAGISGQTFRHGPQISNIHELDVITGKGEFVTCSKHMNSELFFAVLGGLGQFGIITRARIVLDKAPTRVKWMRMLYDDFSKFTKDQEHLISIDGLDYVEGSLIMEQSPVNNWRSSFFSPSNQTKIGSLLSQNGIIYCIEMVKYYDDHTANTIDEELKKLVKGLNYLPGFMFKKDATYVDFLNRVRSGELELQSKGMWDVPHPWLNLFVPKSSIMDFNAAVFVDIILRQNRPTGPILVYPTSRKKWDERMSAVIPEEETFYCVGLLHSSSGCDECKILDAQNDEILNFCDKAGLNIKQYLPHYKTKEDWIKHFGKKWNTFQQRKNQFDPKMILSPGQRIFN